The genomic segment TACACGATGATGATCGGACTCGCGCTCGGCTGCGAGATCGCCCCGCATTCGCTGTTCCATCGGAAGAACTACTTCTATCCCGACATGCCGAAGAACTATCAGATCTCGCAGTACGACCTTCCGCTGTGCATCGCCGGGGCGGTGGACGTCGAGGTCGATGGCCGGTCTCGACGCATCGGGATCACCCGCGTGCACCTCGAGGAGGACACCGGCAAGAGCTTCCACGTCGGCGCGACGGGCCGCATCGCCGACTCGCGCTACTCGCTGGTCGACTACAACCGCGCCGGGATCCCGCTCGTCGAGGTCGTCTCGGAGCCGGACATGCGATCGTCGGTCGAGGCGCAGCGCTACGTCTCCGAGCTGCGTGGGATCCTCGAGGCGCTCGGCGTCTCCGACGTCCGCATGGAGGAAGGCTCGCTCCGGTGCGACGCGAACGTTTCGCTGCGACGCCCCGGCGAAGGATTCGGCGTCAAGGTCGAGATCAAGAACCTCAACTCGATCCGCTCGGTCGGCCGCGCGCTCAACTATGAGGTCGAACGGCAACGCACGGCGCTCGACGCCGGCGAGCCGCTGGTGCAGGAGACCCGTCATTTCGACGAGAGCACCGGCGTGACGAAGACGCTCCGCTCGAAGGAAGAAGCCTTCGACTATCGCTACTTCCCGGAGCCGGACCTCGTCCCGATCGAACCGGAAGCGGCGTGGATCCGGCAGATCCGAGCCGGCCTCCCCGAGCTGCCGGGCACCCGGCGCTCCCGCCTGGCCGACGATCACGGCCTCACCGTCGAACAGTCGGCGATCGTCGGGGCGTCGACGACGAGCCTCCGTTACTTCGACGACCTGATCGCTGCGGGGATCCCTCCGCGAGACGCCGCCGTGTGGATGGCCGGCGAGCTCGCGCGGGCGCTGAACACGGCGGGGCTCGGGCTCGAGGAGTCGCGCATCGGGCCGGCCGGGCTCGCCGGGCTGATCCGTCTGGTCGCCGACGGAACGATCAACCTCAACAGCGCGAAGAAGGTCTTCCAGGACGCCTTCGAGTCGGGGGCGGATCCGAGCGCGCTGGTCGCCGAGCGCGGCCTCGCGCAGGTCTCCGATGAAGGGCCGATCAAGGCGGCGATCGCCGAGGTCCTCGCCGGGAACGCGGCCGAGGTCGAACGGTTCCGCGCCGGCGAGGAGAAGGTCCTCGGCTTCCTCATGGGTCAGACGATGAAGGCGCTGAAAGGCCAAGGAAAGCCCGACGTCGTGCAGCGTCTGCTGCGCGAGACGCTCGCCGGATAGCCTCTGCGGTGCGGGCCCGACGGTGGTTGGCTGCCGCCGGGATCATCTCGGCCATCGGCGCGCTCTCCGTGCCGCCGGCGAACGCCCATCCGCAAGGAACCAAACCCGTCGCTTTGATCCGCGGTGTCACCCGCGCCCAGCTCGAGATCCTGTGGGTGGTGGCGCTCGACGACTTCAGTGCTTTGCTCCGGGCACAAGGACTGGTCGATGAGACGTACGACCCCGAGGTGCTCCACCCGAACGCGGCGGCCGCGTCGCTCCGCTCTTACTTCGCCGCGCGCGCTTCGGTCTCGACCGACGGACAGAGTTGCATCCAACGGGTCGCCGGGGCAGGGCTCGCCGGCCCGGGTGTCGCGGTCTCGATGCGGTTCACCTGCCCGGCCGATCTCACGCGCCTGGAGATCACGCTCACGCTGCTCCAGGACATCTCGACCGACTACGTGACGATCGCCCAGGCGGGAACCCCGGCCGGGCCGGCTCGCGGCGTATTCAGCGCGGCCGTTCCGACCATCCGTCTCGATTTCAACGCCGCAGAGCCGTCGGTCGAGCCGGTCGCGACCGGAACCGCGGTCCCCGCCGGGCGCAACGGACGGATCCTTTCGGCGCTTCAAGGCGGGGCCGGCGGTACCTCGCTCGTCGTAGCGCTGGGCCTCGCGTTCGTGCTGGGAGCGTTGCACGCGCTGACCCCCGGGCACGGCAAGACGCTCACGGCCGCGTACGTGGTCGGAGCCGGGGGCAGCACTCGCCAAGCGCTTGCCCTCGGCGGGATCGTGTCTGTGACGCACGCGCTCTCGGTGGCGCTCCTGGGGGCGCTTGCCGTCTCGCTCGACCGGCTGTTCCTGCCGAACGACTGGATCCCATGGACCGAGGTCGTGGCCGGCGTCCTCATGCTCCTCGTCGGCGTGGCTCTGTTCCGCGGCAACCGGCGCGATCACCATCACGCCGGGCCGGCGGAGATGCCGTGGCGGCGGCTGGCGGTGATCGGTCTGGTGGGGGGCTTGATCCCGAGCCCTGAGGCGCTCGGCGTCTTGCTCGTCGCGCTGTCGATCGGTCGCATGGCGGCTGGAATGGCGCTGGTGGGAGCGTTCAGCCTCGGCTTGGCGATGGTCGTTCTTGTCGTGGCCGTGACCGCGGTAGGCGGAGGCCGCATCGCGCGACGGCTCGGCGGGGCCACGTGGACCCGGTGGCTCCCGCGCGCCGCCGCGCTGATCGTCATCGGGCTTGGACTGCTGGTCGCCGTGCGAGGAGCTATTCGCTTGTAGATCGTCGCAGGTGATTTCATTTCGCCTCTCGCGGGGGATAGTGTGCGTTGGGGGTGTTGATGGGGATTTTTCGTAAACGGCAGGAAACGCAGGAACCGGAGCTGGAGCTCGGCAGGCTCCTCGATGGGTATACGGCGTCGCGCCCGCCCACCACCATGCGCTCGAGGGTCGAGAACGTGCTTTGCTGGCGGTGTCACCGAGCGAACGTCTACGACGCCAGGCTGCATCGCCCCAAGACCTGTAGTTGGTGCCGGGCGCTGATCTGATCGGAGGAGCGGTGAGCCAGCAGGTTTCCTACGAGCAGCTCGTGCTGGCTGAGGTTCAGCGTCGCGACGCCACCGACTACCGCTACAGCTACGGGAGCTATCTCGGCTGGACGATCCTCACCTTCGGCATCTACTCGCACTACGCGACCTACAAGCTCGTCGAGCGCCGCCATCTCCACGCACAGCGCAAGCTCGCGTTCCAGTCGTACCTGTGGCACGCATTGAACGCGCGCGCGGAATCATTGGGGAAGAAGGAAGAGGTCGCGGAAGGGCTCGACAACCTGTCGCGGATCTACCAGCAGATGGAGGCGTTCGAGCGCCGAAACAAGCGCGAGCCCGTGCTGTGGATGCTTCTGCGTCTGGTGTTCGGCGTCGTCGGCGCGTACATCAACCACTTCCTGAACAAAGATCTCCGCTTCTACGACGAATGGGAGTCCTCGTTCGCGGCGAACGCGGAGTGGGTCATGAGCCGTCTGGGCTATCCGGTTGCGCTGCCCCAGCGCTCGAAGCCGATCCCCGGCCGGAGCACCGGCCTCTACGTGCTGCTGTCGGTCGTCACCTTCGGGATCTACTCTCTGTACTGGCGGTACACGGTGATGAACGACGGCAACGGCCACTTCGACGACGACGCGGCTGTCGAGGACGCGCTGCTTCGCGGGCTCGGGGTCCAGGGCGGCGCGATGCCGCCTCCGTCCGGCGCGATCCCGCCGCCGACACCCGCCGTCTAGGGGCTTCAACCGGCGTTCCAGGGAAGCGGCGGAGGACTCGGGCCGTCTGGGGGAGAGGGCGGCGCGATCCCCGGACCGATCGCTCCCTCGGCGTCATCGGACGGTCGCCGGCGCACGAGCATCATCGCGAACAGGATGCCCGGAGCCGACGCCACCAACGCGGGGAAGAGCAGCGACGACGCGTAACCGCCGACGGCGAGGTCCCGCGCGAGCGCGAGATTATCGGCCGGCCCGGCCAGCGCACCGGCGCCGGCCGCCGCAGCGGCGAGCCCGATCGTCGCGATGCCGCCCGCGATCAGCCCGATCGCGACTGAGGCCGCCGAGCGACGCCGGAACGGCCCGTTGCGTAGCTTGGTCGCGAGCCACCACGCGAAGGCGCCGAGCAGAACGGTTCCGAGCAGAACGCCCGCCGCATACGCGAGGTAATACGCGGGATCCGGCAGCAACGTGATCCGGATCCTCGGCTGTCCGGCGTCGAACGTGCGGATCGTCCATCCCCGTCCGCTCAGCTCGCAGACGGTCTCGAGCGCATCGAGATCGGATGGTTCCGACGCGCGGATCCTCGTCTCCACGACCGGGGTGCAGATCACAAGCGTCCCGGCTTCGTAGCCGGTCGTGACGAGCACACGCGCAAGTCCCGCGGCGTCCAGGTCGAGCACCCAGTCGTCGGCCGCGCCGGGCTCGATCAACCGGCCGTCGATCTGGACCGTCGAGGTGTCGGGATAGTTATCGTGCTCGTGAGCGATGACGCCCGGGAAGCCGAGCCATGCCGCGACGGCTTCCGCGATGCGGCGCCGGTCCGACGAGCGGCCGTCCAGGAACACGTCGATGGCATCGTTGCCCGCCGCGTTGATCCAAAGGTCGATCTCGGGCCGACCCGTCGGCTCGGCAGTCTGGCTGAGCCGATCGCCGGCGTCGAGGGCGAAGAGGCCGGGCAGGCACGCGGGGACGAGCAAAAATACCGCGATCGCCGGAAGCATCCGCAGAGCCCGTCGCCGCGCGTTCACAACGCTCAGCATATTTCACGGGTACGCACTCCCTCCCCGGTACAGTTTGAGACGATGATCCGCAGCCGATCGGTACGAGCGTCGGACGGAACTGTTTGGAGCATCCGCCGGCGCTGGGCGCCGAGGCCGCGCTGGCGGGGTCCCGTGCGGTTCTGGGGACCCCGACGCGACGGAAAGGGCAAGTCCGAGGCGCCGACCACGATCGTCGACTGGCTCGAGCTTCCCTTCCGGTTGCTGGGCGATGCGCTCAGCTTCGCCGACGACGGCTTCGGCCCAGCTCTCCTAGCGATAGTCGCCTTGGCGGCTTTCGTTGTGTTCATGATCTTCGTCGGCGGACCGCTCTTGGTCCTCCTCGTCGAGACGCTGCTGATCGTGCCGATCGTCGTGATCGTAGGCGTCCTCGTGCGGATCATGTTCCGGCGGCCGTGGACGATCGAGGCGACCGACGGATCGCGGCGAGTCGAGTGGAAGGTGGTCGGCTGGGGAGCGTCGTCGCGGGCCGCGGACCGGATGGCTTCCGAGATCGCCGCTACGGGAGCTCCCGAGAGGGTCCCATCCCTCGATTCGCCGCGGGCTCACCGCAGGCACACCCGCTGAGCGGTATCCTTTCGCGCGCCATGGCTCAGCGAACGAAAGCCGACCCCCGGCATCGCAGTCGCGACGTCACCGAGGGGCCCCAGCGCGCCCCGGCACGCGCGATGCTCCGCGCGGTCGGCTTCACCGAAGAGGACTTCAACAAGCCGCAGGTCGGCGTCGCCTCGTCGTGGAACGAGGTCACGCCGTGCAACTTCCACCTCGACCGGCTCGCCGCCGCGGCGAAGGTGGGCGCACGGGCGGCCGGGGCGGTGCCGGTCGAGTTCACCACGATCGCCGTGTCGGACGGGATCGCGATGGGGCACGAGGGCATGCGCGCGTCGCTCGTCTCGCGCGAGATCATCGCCGACTCGGTCGAGCTGGTCGCACACGCCGAGCGCTTCGACGGACTCGTGACGATCGCCGGCTGCGACAAGTCCCTGCCGGGCATGGTGATGGGCGCAGCCCGCCTGAACCTGCCGAGCGTGTTCCTCTACGGCGGCACCATCCTCCCTGGTCAGTTCCAGGGTCGCGACGTGACGATCCAAGACGTCTTCGAGGCCGTGGGTGCGCACGCGGCCGGCACGATGACCGACGACGAGCTGCTGGAGCTGGAGCGCCGTGCCTGCCCGGGTGCGGGCTCGTGCGGTGGGATGTTCACCGCGAACACGATGGCGACCGCGCTCGAGGCGCTCGGCGTGTCGCTGCCGGGGAGCGCCTCGCCGCCGGGCATGGACGCCCGACGCGACGAGTTCGCGCGCGCGAGCGGTGAGGCCGTGCTGAATCTGTTGGAGCAAGGCATCACACCGCGCGACATCATCACCAAGCCCGCCCTCGAGAACGCGATCGCGACCGTCGTCGCATGCGGCGGCTCGACGAACGCCGTGCTGCATCTCCTGGCGATCGCGAACGAGGTCGGCGCCGAGCTCGAGATCGACGACTTCGATCGCATCGCGCGCCGCACGCCGATCATCGCCGACATGAAGCCGTGGGGCCGGTTCGTGATGCTCGACATCGACCGATGCGGCGGGATCCCGGCGATCATGCGCGAACTGCTCGACGCCGGGCTGCTCGACGGCGACGCGCTCACCGTGACGGGCAAGACGGTGGCGGCGAACCTCGAGGGCGTCGGCGAGCCCACAAACCGCGACGTCGTGAAGCCGATCTCCGAGCCGATCTCACCGACAGGGGGATTCGCGATCCTGCGCGGCTCGCTCGCGCCCGAGGGCTGCGTCGCCAAGATGGCCGGCCTGCACGACTCGGCCTTCAAGGGCCCGGCGCGTGTCTTCGATCGCGAGGAGGACGCGTTCGACGCCGTTACCCACGGACGCATCGTCGCCGGCGATGTGATCGTCATCCGCTATGAAGGGCCGCGCGGCGGGCCCGGGATGCGCGAGATGCTGGCGTGCACGGCCGCGGTGAACGGCGCCGGGCTCGGCGACACGGTATGCCTGATCACCGACGGCCGGTTCTCCGGCGCGACGCACGGCAACATGGTCGCTCACATCGCTCCCGAGGCAAGCGACGGGGGGCCGATCGCGCTGGTTCGCGAAGGCGACACGATCGTGCTCGACATCCCGAACCGACGCCTCGAGGTGGATGTCCCCGCCGACGAGCTCGCGCGCCGGCTCAAGGACTGGACCCCGCCGCCGCCTCGCTACACGAAGGGCGCGCTTGCGAAATACGCGCGCCTGGTCTCGAGCGCCAGCCAAGGCGCCGTCTGCGGCTAGCTCAATCCGAGGTTGCCTGCAGCAATTTGCGATTCAGATCGTTGAGGATCTCGGCTTGGCTGGCTTGGTCGAGCTTGAAGTAAGCCACGCTGCTGCTCAAGGAGAAGATCGGGCGGCGACGCTCTCGCC from the Actinomycetota bacterium genome contains:
- the gatB gene encoding Asp-tRNA(Asn)/Glu-tRNA(Gln) amidotransferase subunit GatB, with amino-acid sequence MTANGYETVIGLECHVELATASKMFCGCRTTFGGEPNTRTCPVCLGEPGSLPVANRKAIEYTMMIGLALGCEIAPHSLFHRKNYFYPDMPKNYQISQYDLPLCIAGAVDVEVDGRSRRIGITRVHLEEDTGKSFHVGATGRIADSRYSLVDYNRAGIPLVEVVSEPDMRSSVEAQRYVSELRGILEALGVSDVRMEEGSLRCDANVSLRRPGEGFGVKVEIKNLNSIRSVGRALNYEVERQRTALDAGEPLVQETRHFDESTGVTKTLRSKEEAFDYRYFPEPDLVPIEPEAAWIRQIRAGLPELPGTRRSRLADDHGLTVEQSAIVGASTTSLRYFDDLIAAGIPPRDAAVWMAGELARALNTAGLGLEESRIGPAGLAGLIRLVADGTINLNSAKKVFQDAFESGADPSALVAERGLAQVSDEGPIKAAIAEVLAGNAAEVERFRAGEEKVLGFLMGQTMKALKGQGKPDVVQRLLRETLAG
- a CDS encoding DUF4234 domain-containing protein, with the translated sequence MSQQVSYEQLVLAEVQRRDATDYRYSYGSYLGWTILTFGIYSHYATYKLVERRHLHAQRKLAFQSYLWHALNARAESLGKKEEVAEGLDNLSRIYQQMEAFERRNKREPVLWMLLRLVFGVVGAYINHFLNKDLRFYDEWESSFAANAEWVMSRLGYPVALPQRSKPIPGRSTGLYVLLSVVTFGIYSLYWRYTVMNDGNGHFDDDAAVEDALLRGLGVQGGAMPPPSGAIPPPTPAV
- the ilvD gene encoding dihydroxy-acid dehydratase — translated: MAQRTKADPRHRSRDVTEGPQRAPARAMLRAVGFTEEDFNKPQVGVASSWNEVTPCNFHLDRLAAAAKVGARAAGAVPVEFTTIAVSDGIAMGHEGMRASLVSREIIADSVELVAHAERFDGLVTIAGCDKSLPGMVMGAARLNLPSVFLYGGTILPGQFQGRDVTIQDVFEAVGAHAAGTMTDDELLELERRACPGAGSCGGMFTANTMATALEALGVSLPGSASPPGMDARRDEFARASGEAVLNLLEQGITPRDIITKPALENAIATVVACGGSTNAVLHLLAIANEVGAELEIDDFDRIARRTPIIADMKPWGRFVMLDIDRCGGIPAIMRELLDAGLLDGDALTVTGKTVAANLEGVGEPTNRDVVKPISEPISPTGGFAILRGSLAPEGCVAKMAGLHDSAFKGPARVFDREEDAFDAVTHGRIVAGDVIVIRYEGPRGGPGMREMLACTAAVNGAGLGDTVCLITDGRFSGATHGNMVAHIAPEASDGGPIALVREGDTIVLDIPNRRLEVDVPADELARRLKDWTPPPPRYTKGALAKYARLVSSASQGAVCG